From Cotesia glomerata isolate CgM1 linkage group LG2, MPM_Cglom_v2.3, whole genome shotgun sequence, a single genomic window includes:
- the LOC123259924 gene encoding mitochondrial thiamine pyrophosphate carrier-like: MDLSQNHAIAGAVSGFLTRLICQPFDVIKIRFQLQVEPISHTHSSKYQSLLQATSTIIREEGIFSLWKGHLPAQFLSITYGLTQFYSYNKLMEVMTDSKINNRQYSMNFIAGATAGTIATIASFPFDTARTRLVAQSSTRKIYTGLFNCYWTILKTESVRTLFRGLSLTLLQVAPHTGLQFLFYNISTSIYRRLVPDSEITALNSLLSGSIAGVLSKTAIYPMDLGRKRLQIQGFEHGRVGFGKFFHCGGLVDCFVRIVKEEGVLGLFKGLLPSQVKAAATSSLHFTFYEQALHLLRFIH, encoded by the exons ATGGATTTGAGCCAAAATCACGCTATTGCTGGAGCTGTCAGTGGATTTTTGACAAGATTGATATGTCAACCTTttgatgtcattaaaattcgcTTTCAG TTACAAGTGGAACCGATATCTCATACACACTCTAGTAAATATCAATCATTGTTACAAGCAACTTCGACGATAATCCGCGAAGAAGGTATTTTCAGTCTATGGAAAGGCCACTTACCTGCACAATTTCTGTCAATTACTTACGGTCTGACTCAG ttttacaGTTACAACAAGCTGATGGAAGTGATGACAGATTCAAAGATAAACAACAGACAGTACTCGATGAATTTTATAGCTGGTGCAACAGCTGGTACAATTGCAACAATTGCTTCATTTCCTTTTGATACTGCAAGAACTAGACTCGTCGCGCAATCTTCAACTCGGAAAATATACACTGGATTATTCAATTGTTACTG GACAATTTTAAAGACTGAATCAGTAAGAACATTATTTCGAGGACTTTCACTGACTTTATTGCAAGTAGCCCCACACACTGGCCTGCAATTTCTCTTTTACAATATATCAACAAGTATATACAGAAGATTAGTACCTGATAGTGAAATAACCGCCTTGAATTCATTACTATCTGGAAGCATCGCTGGAGTGCTTTCAAAAACGGCGATCTATCCGATGGACCTGGGGCGTAAGCGTCTGCAAATTCAGGGCTTCGAGCACGGAAGAGTTGGGTTTGGCAAATTTTTCCACTGCGGTGGCTTGGTTGATTGCTTTGTACGTATTGTCAAAGAAGAAGGCGTTCTGGGTTTATTCAAAGGCTTACTTCCTAGTCAAGTGAAAGCAGCAGCAACAAGTTCTTTGCATTTTACGTTTTATGAGCAAGCTTTACATCTATTAAGATTtatacattaa